One genomic segment of Deinococcus cellulosilyticus NBRC 106333 = KACC 11606 includes these proteins:
- a CDS encoding PAS domain S-box protein has protein sequence MNSQNSTTQHLHALPAEDLIQVLSDPAWISTTSHLLQSVNAAFRDCFGPDVLQLGELFPEQALLTWEPTNPVQVQVHLGSLFGTLSLFPCHTSAGETGWLGIFRPEVPEGDRLQALHAALASAETPQQMLQQIRQKLPHLVGCILVSNTGEERVAGNVPEHLSARHAPDSLMLQKAAGVSVLWCPLPFQAFTVGFVRAGEVGWTELEQVILQSCSLLLADALERMQLRKQQHELQQVQEETIARLQAILDNAPVGIGLRNTELKIELVNRKAAEYNQQPSEEHQNRTMNEMFPGAFEKVERMLQQVLTTGEPLLDVELTDQDLPGFRKGHHWQLNYFPVKSRDGRTLGVGSIIQDITARKNSEMALRESQHFLQRIADTVPTLIYVYDVRQRKNIYFNSELKNILGYTPVEMDALDQTSASSMIHPDELPATLQHYQRLFALEAGETLPREYRMRHKNGSWRWLYTRETVFVRDDQGTPLQFLGGAIDITDWKEAQQAILESERRFQLVADRAPVMIWMADPQGNAVFHNQSWTEFTGRPPEQDLGTGWMDLMHPEDRARLLGNFMDPERLQQPFESEYRMLRHDGQYRWVVDRGTPRFSPDGQFRGFIGACIDIHDRKLAEDALMQSEQKLRELSEAQKRFVADAAHELRTPLTSIQGNLDLFVRFPHIPEDEKKEILSDVQREATRLGRLVNDMLQLARGDAGATLRMDTIHLDQVVLDVWRDLERVSPNHTMQLLQVDEVEMLGDPDRLRQLVLILVENALKYTPRGGAVNLEFRKLGELAELRVSDTGIGIGPEDLPRVFERFYRADRSRHRSEDPGGTGLGLPIAKWIVEGHGGEIHLESEMGVGTTAVVRLPIRFTDEG, from the coding sequence TTGAATTCACAGAATTCAACAACGCAACACCTGCATGCCCTCCCCGCAGAGGACCTGATTCAGGTGCTCTCTGATCCTGCATGGATCAGCACCACCAGTCACCTTTTGCAGAGCGTCAACGCTGCCTTCAGGGATTGTTTTGGGCCAGATGTTTTGCAACTGGGTGAGCTTTTCCCGGAGCAGGCGCTTCTGACCTGGGAACCAACGAACCCTGTACAGGTGCAGGTTCATCTGGGCAGTCTTTTTGGAACGCTGTCATTGTTCCCATGTCACACTTCAGCAGGAGAGACAGGCTGGTTGGGGATCTTCAGACCAGAGGTGCCAGAAGGTGATCGGCTGCAGGCGCTGCATGCTGCACTGGCATCAGCAGAAACCCCGCAACAGATGCTGCAGCAGATTCGTCAGAAGTTGCCCCATCTGGTTGGCTGCATTCTGGTGTCAAACACCGGAGAAGAACGAGTTGCTGGAAACGTTCCAGAGCACCTCTCTGCCAGACACGCACCCGACAGCTTGATGCTGCAAAAGGCAGCGGGCGTCTCTGTGCTGTGGTGCCCGCTGCCTTTTCAGGCATTCACGGTTGGCTTTGTCAGGGCAGGTGAGGTGGGCTGGACAGAGCTTGAGCAGGTGATCCTGCAGTCCTGCAGCCTGTTGCTGGCAGATGCCCTGGAGCGCATGCAACTCAGAAAGCAGCAACATGAGCTGCAGCAAGTGCAGGAAGAAACCATTGCCCGATTGCAGGCCATTCTGGACAATGCCCCGGTGGGCATCGGGCTCAGGAACACCGAACTGAAAATCGAACTGGTCAACCGCAAGGCCGCAGAATACAACCAGCAGCCCAGCGAAGAGCACCAGAACCGCACCATGAATGAAATGTTCCCAGGGGCCTTCGAAAAGGTTGAAAGGATGCTCCAGCAGGTGCTCACCACCGGAGAGCCCCTCCTGGATGTGGAACTCACCGATCAGGACCTTCCTGGCTTCCGAAAAGGTCACCACTGGCAGCTGAATTACTTCCCGGTGAAAAGCAGAGATGGCCGCACCCTCGGCGTGGGCTCGATCATTCAGGACATCACTGCCCGCAAGAATTCAGAGATGGCCCTGCGGGAGAGCCAGCACTTTCTGCAACGGATTGCTGACACCGTTCCCACCCTGATCTATGTTTATGATGTGCGGCAGCGCAAAAACATTTATTTCAACAGTGAACTGAAAAACATTCTGGGATACACACCAGTCGAAATGGATGCACTGGACCAGACCTCCGCCTCCAGCATGATTCACCCGGATGAACTCCCTGCCACCTTGCAGCACTACCAGCGGCTTTTTGCCCTCGAAGCAGGGGAGACCCTCCCCAGAGAATACCGCATGCGGCACAAAAACGGCTCCTGGCGCTGGCTGTACACCAGAGAAACGGTTTTTGTGCGGGATGATCAGGGAACACCCCTTCAATTTCTGGGGGGCGCAATCGACATCACCGACTGGAAAGAGGCCCAGCAGGCCATTCTGGAAAGTGAAAGGCGCTTCCAGCTGGTGGCAGACCGGGCTCCAGTGATGATCTGGATGGCCGACCCGCAAGGCAATGCAGTGTTTCACAACCAGAGCTGGACGGAATTTACCGGCAGACCTCCTGAGCAGGACCTTGGCACGGGGTGGATGGACCTGATGCATCCAGAAGATCGGGCACGTCTCCTGGGCAATTTCATGGACCCGGAACGCCTGCAGCAACCTTTCGAAAGTGAATACCGCATGCTGCGCCATGATGGACAGTACCGCTGGGTGGTGGACCGTGGAACCCCCAGATTTTCACCAGATGGGCAGTTCAGGGGGTTCATTGGGGCCTGCATCGACATCCATGACCGCAAGCTGGCAGAGGATGCCCTCATGCAGAGCGAACAGAAGCTTCGTGAACTCAGTGAAGCCCAGAAGCGTTTTGTTGCAGATGCGGCCCATGAACTCAGAACCCCCCTGACCAGCATTCAGGGCAACCTGGACCTTTTTGTGCGCTTCCCACACATCCCAGAAGACGAGAAGAAAGAAATCCTCTCAGATGTGCAGCGGGAAGCCACCCGTCTGGGCCGTCTGGTCAATGACATGCTGCAGCTTGCCAGAGGGGATGCCGGGGCCACCCTGCGCATGGACACCATCCACCTGGATCAGGTGGTGCTGGATGTGTGGCGTGATCTGGAACGGGTTTCGCCCAACCACACCATGCAGCTCTTGCAGGTGGATGAAGTCGAGATGCTGGGTGACCCGGACCGCCTGAGACAGCTGGTGCTGATCCTGGTGGAGAATGCCCTCAAGTACACGCCCAGAGGGGGAGCTGTGAATCTGGAATTCCGCAAACTCGGAGAACTGGCAGAGCTCAGGGTGTCGGACACAGGAATTGGCATTGGTCCAGAAGACCTGCCCCGGGTGTTTGAACGCTTTTACCGTGCAGACCGCTCCCGCCACCGCAGCGAAGACCCAGGAGGGACAGGACTGGGTCTCCCCATTGCCAAATGGATTGTGGAGGGGCACGGAGGAGAGATCCACCTGGAAAGTGAAATGGGGGTGGGCACCACTGCCGTGGTCAGATTGCCCATTCGCTTCACCGATGAGGGTTGA